The Halichoerus grypus chromosome 9, mHalGry1.hap1.1, whole genome shotgun sequence genome has a window encoding:
- the CD164 gene encoding sialomucin core protein 24 isoform X1, whose protein sequence is MLGLSRQLPWAAACLAALCVLTAAQSSSPAPNVTVITTSSTTTKTVPTTVTTLAPVTIPAQEICENRNSCVSCLNVSLDTPTCFWIECKGKSYCSHNTTVSDCQVVNGTQFCSAPEPTLMPTNSTAHATTLPASTTAAPTTTTSGTTNTTLTPTSQPGRKSTFDAASFIGGIVLILGVQAVIFFLYKFCKSKERNYHTL, encoded by the exons ATGTTGGGGCTCTCTCGCCAGCTGCCTTGGGCCGCCGCCTGCCTGGCCGCGCTCTGTGTGCTGACCGCGGCTCAGAGCTCTTCCCCGGCCCCGAACGTGACTGTGATCACGACTTCATCGACCACCACCAAGACAGTTCCGACGACGGTGACGACTCTTGCGCCGGTCACCATTCCAGCACAAG aaATCTGTGAAAACCGCAACAGCTGTGTTTCCTGTTTGAATGTTAGCCTTGATACTCCTACTTGCTTTTGGATAGAGTGTAAAG GGAAAAGCTACTGTTCACATAATACAACAGTTAGTGATTGCCAGGTGGTGAATGGCACACAGTTCTGTTCTG caCCTGAGCCCACTCTGATGCCAACGAATTCTACAG CCCACGCCACCACCCTGCCTGCCTCTACTACAGCCGCCCCCACGACTACTACGTCAG GTACAACTAATACCACCTTAACTCCAACTTCACAACCTGGACGGAAGTCTACCTTTGATGCAGCCAGTTTCATTGGAGGAATTGTCCTCATCTTGGGTGTGCAGGCTGTAATCTTCTTTCTCTATAAATTCTGCAAATCGAAAGAACGAAACTACCACACTCTGTAA
- the CD164 gene encoding sialomucin core protein 24 isoform X2 yields MLGLSRQLPWAAACLAALCVLTAAQSSSPAPNVTVITTSSTTTKTVPTTVTTLAPVTIPAQEICENRNSCVSCLNVSLDTPTCFWIECKAPEPTLMPTNSTAHATTLPASTTAAPTTTTSGTTNTTLTPTSQPGRKSTFDAASFIGGIVLILGVQAVIFFLYKFCKSKERNYHTL; encoded by the exons ATGTTGGGGCTCTCTCGCCAGCTGCCTTGGGCCGCCGCCTGCCTGGCCGCGCTCTGTGTGCTGACCGCGGCTCAGAGCTCTTCCCCGGCCCCGAACGTGACTGTGATCACGACTTCATCGACCACCACCAAGACAGTTCCGACGACGGTGACGACTCTTGCGCCGGTCACCATTCCAGCACAAG aaATCTGTGAAAACCGCAACAGCTGTGTTTCCTGTTTGAATGTTAGCCTTGATACTCCTACTTGCTTTTGGATAGAGTGTAAAG caCCTGAGCCCACTCTGATGCCAACGAATTCTACAG CCCACGCCACCACCCTGCCTGCCTCTACTACAGCCGCCCCCACGACTACTACGTCAG GTACAACTAATACCACCTTAACTCCAACTTCACAACCTGGACGGAAGTCTACCTTTGATGCAGCCAGTTTCATTGGAGGAATTGTCCTCATCTTGGGTGTGCAGGCTGTAATCTTCTTTCTCTATAAATTCTGCAAATCGAAAGAACGAAACTACCACACTCTGTAA